CGGCCGGCGGCGAGCTCAAGTAGCGCCGCGCCGCTTCTCCGGAGGGCCGTCCCCTCGCAGTCCCCGGAGCACGCCATGACCAGCCCTCAGCCCCCGTCGCGCACCCTCACCGCCGCGCAGTCGGTCATCATCGAGCGCTTCAGCAGCTTCCTCGATGCGGAGCGCGCCCGGGCTGCCGACATCGAGGCCTTGCGCAACATCGTCGCCATGGGCTTGCGGCACTTCGTCCACCCGGACAACTCCGCCATCGCGTTCGAGTTGATGGCGCTCGCGGCCGAGGCCGTGGGCGAGGAGCTGACGCCCGCGGGCATCTGGGAGTCCGGGGCGCGAGGCGAGCTGTGGCTCCACCACGCCGTCGCCTTCCGCGCCGCCCTGGCGAACCCGGACGCGCCGGAGCCGACGAACCCGCGCCGCGCCGGGCACCTGGGCTTCACCGCCTACAACGACGAGCCCGGTCCCCACGGCCCGTGGAAGACGTTCAACGGCCGCGCCGTCCTCGGATGGGATGACCTCGGTGAGCCCACGCGGGCCCGGTGGGTGGCGGCGGGGCGAGCGGAGCGTGACAAAGCGCTCGAGATGGCGGCGTACCGGGCGAACCGCGCCCTCGTGGACGCGGGCATCAAGGACACGGACGTGCGCGCCCTCGTCGCAGGCGCCATCCTCTCGGCGCTCTCGTCCGCGCAGGACTCGGCGTCCGCGAGCCGCAACGGCTGATGCGCCGCTTCTCCTGGGGGAACCCTCTTCCCAGGAGTGCCCATGTCTCCCTCCAGCAGTGCCTCTTCGCTTCCCACGCGGTCGCTGTTCCTCGTCCACGCCTTCGAGCAGATGGGGGCCACGACGTTGTGGGGAGCGAAGGGGAAGCGTGACCCCTCGACGGGTGAGCGCCTAATCCCTCGGACCCCGAGCACGTGGCGTATAGGCAGGATAGAGGCCGTGTTGAGGGAGAGGGCTGGTGCAGAGGGGCCGAGGAGGGCCGCTGACGGGTGCCGGCCGAGCTGTGAGCCAGGCCGGAGCAAAAGCGGCGCAGCCCCTGGGGGTACACGCCGGCCGAGGCCGCCCACCCAGGAGGTGCGCGGTAGGGGCTCTTCTGGCTGGGGCGGCGTGAGCCTCAACACCACGAGGCCTGGGGTGGCCCTCGCGCCGGGGCCAGGCGCGCACCTGCCGTGGGCAGGCCCAGGTGCTTCAGAATCGCGCGCACGCCTCCCGCCTCCTTCATGTACGCCAACACCCGCCGCCTGCCTCCACACCTCACGCAGGCGAATACGTCGAAGTCGAATGTCCTCCTGAGCACCGCCGCCCAGTCCACTCCCGACGTCCTCTCCTTCATCGGCTCCTTGCTGGCCGCTGCCTCAGGCGCCACGCTCGCCCCCTCCTCTTCTGCTTGGGGGAGCCGAGCCGGTGAGGTTGAACGGCGACGAGTTCAAGGAGGCCGTGGCGAAGCGTGCCTGGGAGATTCGGCCCTCCGCTCGGCCCCAGGAAGCCGCCCGGAAGTTGTTCGAGGTCGAGGCGCGGAGTGGTTCGTACACGTACGAGACACGCAGCCGCCGCGTCACTCCGCTCGGGCCGGACGAACATCTGGAGGGGGCACCACCGGCGGCGGCGGTGGAGTTGACGCGCGACTATCTGCGCTGGTGCGAGCGCACCGGCAGGCCCGGAGACTGTCTCCGCCTGCTGACGGAGAGCCCCATCGTCAACGGGGACGGCCGTTTCGCCCTGGCCCTGGCCCTTGCCAAGGGCGCCGTGCTCGACGAGATGCTGGAGGCGTTCAAGGACATGGCCGATCCACACGCCATGGTGGCGGCGGTTCTCTGGACTTGGACCACGTACATGGTCCTCATCTCGATTCCCGACGTGACGGTCTCGAAGGGTCTCGCGGCGGTGATGACCGCCACCCTTATCTCCTACGTGGGCGTCGACACCTTCTGGGGCCTCGTCGTGGGCTTCAAGCGGCTGATGGACGAGGCGGATCGGGCCGCCACGTTCAACGAGCTGCGCGAGGCCGGGGAGCGGTACGGCAAGATGATGGGCCGCAACGCGGCGCGTGCGTTCGCCATGCTGGCCATGGTGGCTCTCGGCAACACGGCGCCGGGGTTGGCGGCGAAGGTGCCGACGCTGCCCGGTGCGATGCAGGCGGCGGCGCAGGCGGAGACGCAGGTGGGTATCCGCCTCGCGGCAGCGGGGGAGGTGGAGACGGTTGCCGTGAGTGCCGAGACCATCACCATCGCACTTGCTCCGGGCGCCGTGGCGATGTCGGCTCAGGGGTCGGGTGCCACGAGCGCTCCGCTCCCGGCTTCGAGAGCACCCTCAAGATCAATAATAGGTTCGGGGGGATTGCGAACCTGACCATTCGCTGGTTCAAGTACACGGACGGTCAAATCACCATCAACACCGCTTTCATTCCCCCATGACGGACCATCTCGAATATCTGGCGAAGCGAGTGCTGGAGACAGGAGGAGCAGAGACAGAGCGGGCCTTCCGCGATGCGCTCCGTCACATCTCCGACCCTGCTGTGCTCCGGGTGCTTGCAGGAAAGTTCTACGCTGAGCCCGAGGTATCGGTGCCCACCTATGAACGACTCCTGGAGCTGATGCCCAAGGACGTGCTCACACGGGTTGAACTCGGATTCATCTATTTCCTCATGGGAGAAGACGGCGAGGCGCGTCGGCAGCTCGGCATGGCCCAGGCGTTGGACCCGGAGCACGTGCAGGTTCTCACCTTGGCGGCAGCGTTGGCACGTGAGCCAGCCGAGAAGGTGCGGCTCTACCGCCGCATTCTCCAGAAAGAACCGCTGAACGAGATTGCACGCGGCAAGCTTCGTGAGATGGGGGAAACGCCGTAGTTCTTGGCCTGGAGGCCGTAATGGGGCAGACGGATTCCAAGAAG
This is a stretch of genomic DNA from Archangium violaceum. It encodes these proteins:
- a CDS encoding ATP-dependent helicase HrpA, translating into MAPEAAASKEPMKERTSGVDWAAVLRRTFDFDVFACVRCGGRRRVLAYMKEAGGVRAILKHLGLPTAGARLAPARGPPQASWC
- a CDS encoding tetratricopeptide repeat protein; translation: MTDHLEYLAKRVLETGGAETERAFRDALRHISDPAVLRVLAGKFYAEPEVSVPTYERLLELMPKDVLTRVELGFIYFLMGEDGEARRQLGMAQALDPEHVQVLTLAAALAREPAEKVRLYRRILQKEPLNEIARGKLREMGETP